GTCTTTAAAAAAAGTTAAAATTTATTATTAATTATCTTTTTATCTTGTCAAGATTTAAATTTTCCTTTATAATTTTATAAAAATTAATTTTTTCCAAAAATTTTAAGTTAAGCCTCTTAATTAAAGTTTTTTTTATTTTTTCCGAATTTTATAGCAGATAATAGATAAAACAATGGAAAGAGAAGCTGTTAGAATAGACGTGATCCTACCTTTTAAAGCAGAAAAAATATCTTCTGAAGAAGTAAAAAATAAAATTGCTCGAATTATAGGAGATATTCCTCTTTTTTCTTATATTCCTTTAAAAGATACCATAGATGAAAGTTTAAATGCCTGGCTTAAATTAATCAATGCTAAATTAGATTATCTAATAAGTGTTTTGACAAGAGAAAAAGAGGGTTTTAATGATCTTCCTTTTCAAAAGATCAATATAAGTGAAAAAGGAATTAGATTCCCATCTGAAACCCCTTATGAAATAGGAGATTTCGTTGAAATTAAAACTGTAATTGATATTTATCAACCCTTAGGATTTTATCTTTATGGTGAAGTTTTAAGATGTGAAAAAAAAGAAAATTATTATGAAGTAGCAATAAAATTTATTAACCTCCCTAAGGATATAAAGGAAAAAATCAGCTATTTTATCTTTTGTAAAGAAAGGGAATTCATCAGAGAATTGAGGTCCGAATAATGCCTTCTGCAGTGGGATTATTTATAGTATTAGTATGTGTTTTTGGAGGTTATGCTCTTGAACGTGGTAACTTTTCAGTAATAATCCAACCTGTTGAATGGATGATCATATTTGGAGCTGCTTTTGGAGCCTTATTTACTGCTTCATCAAGTACTGCATTAAAGGGTGTCTTTCAAGGAGCGGTTCAAGCTTTAACTAAACCTCAAATATATACAAAACAAGATTTTATTGAACTCCTTCTTCTTTTAAATGAAATTTTTAGAAAAATAAAAAAAGAGGGGTTAATTTCTATTGAACAAGATATAGAAAATCCAGAGGCAAGTAGAATTTTTTCAGCCTATCCTAAAATATTAAATAATCATATAGCGATTGATTTTATAAGAAATACTTTTAGATCTATTTTGACTACTAACATTACTCATTTTGAATTGGATGCTCTTTTAGAAAATGAGATAGAAATAATCCATCAGGAATTTAAAAGCCCTGTGGAAAGATTAGAAAAATTAGCTGACTCAATGCCAGGACTTGGTTTAGTCGCTGCAGTTTTAGGAATTATTTTAACTATGGGAAAGATTGATGAACCTCCTGAAGTATTGGGGCACCATCTTTCTATAGCTCTTGCTGGAACTTTCTTTGGAATACTAACCTGCTATGGAATTATGGCACCTCTTGCTCAAAAAATGGAATTTTTTTGTGAACAGCATAAAGAATACTTAAATGTAATTAAAGTAGCTATTGTTCATTTTATTGGAGGAGGAGCACCCCAAATAGCAGTTGAGTTTGCAAGAAGAAATATATCTCCCCATTTAAGACCCTCTTTTGAAGAATTAGAAAGTTTAATCAGAGGAAAAAAATAATAAATGAGCACACCCCCCATCATTATCAAAAAGGTTAAAAAAATAGTTGCAGGACATCATGGAGGTTCTTGGAAAGTAGCTTATGCTGACTTTTTAGCTGGAATGATGACTTTTTTTCTTCTTATGTGGTTAATTACCATTATGGAACCCAAACAAAAAGCTCAAATAGCTGCTTATTTTAAAAAATTTAATATTTTTCAAAAAGCAGGAATAAGTATGCTTATGGAATATTATAGAAGTGGAAAAATAAGTTCTCCAAAATTGCAAACCCTTTCCACAGAAATTCCACCAATAAAAGGAGAGGCTGAACATTTTAAAAGAATTATAGAAACTCGTTTGAAATCTCTTAGAGAACATGTTCTTATAAATATAGAGGAAGAAAAAGAAGTTCTTCGTTTAGAAATAATAGAACTTGTTAATAAACCTTTATTTTATAGTGGAAGTGCCGAATTAACACCAGATGCAAAAAAGATATTGGCATTCTTTGCAAAGGAGTTAGCAGAAAGACCTGTAACAATTGAAGTAGAAGGACATACTGATGCGGTTCCTTCAAGGAGAGGAAAAATAGGGAATTGGGAATTATCAACTGCAAGGGCTCTTTCTGCTATGTTAGAATTAGAAAGAAATGGAGTTCCTCCTGAAAAAATATTATCTGTTGCTGGATACGCAGATAATTTCCCATTATTTAAAGATAATCCTTTAGACCCAAGAAATAGAAGAATCACTTTGGTAGTTAAATTCCAAAAATCTACTTCTCTCCCTAAGGAATAAAAAGATAATTTTCTTTAATCTCTTAACCTAAAAACTACTTTAACTGGAACCTTATTAAATTCTAAAAATTTTCGAAAGCTATTTTCCATAAATTTTTCTATATGCTTAGGGATTTCATCAGGATTAATATTAATAAAAATTACAAATGTAGGAGGTTTTACTTCAACTTGAGTAGCATAATAAAATTTAATTCTTTTACCCTTTACATTAAAAGTATAATTTTTTTTCAAATCTTCTAAAATTTTATTTACCAAAGCGGTATTTACTCTTTTATTGTATTGCTGATAAACCTCTTCAATTAAGGGAAAAATTTGATTAACCCTTCTTCCAGTTTTTGCAGAAATCGTCAAAATAGGAACCCAAGAAATAAATCTGATGCCATATTTTATATTCTCTAACATAAGATTTCCTGCCTCTCTTTTAGTATCAAATAAATCCCATTTATTAACAAGAAGGATACATGCTTTATAATTTTTCTGTATCTGTCTTAATAATCTTTGATCTTGATTGGTTATCCCTTCTTCAGCAGTTATCATAAAAAGAACTATATCTACTTTTTTAATGGTTTCTAAGGCTTTATCTACACTAAATTTCTCTGCTCTCTTATCAATTTTGGTTCTTCTTCTTATTCCTGGGGTATCAATCAAGAGATATTTTCTCCCATCTGGTAAAGTTAAAAAAACATCTACACAATCTCTTGTAGTTCCTGGTATTTCAGAAACAATCATTCTTTCATAACCTAAAAGTCTATTAAGTAAAGTGCTTTTTCCTACATTTGGTCTTCCTATTATTGCAATTTTAATAACCTCAATCTCTGGTATCTCTTCTAAATGATCTTTAGCATATTTTTTTATTAGATCTTTTAATTGAGCAATATTTTTTTGATTCTTAGCAGATATAAAAACTATATTCTCAAAACCTAACTTGTAAAATTCTATAGCCCTTTCTTCGTCTTCTTTCCCTTCTACCTTATTAACTACTAAAATGACCTTCTTATCTTTCTTTCTTAAATATTCAGCAGTTATTAAATCTTCACTTGTAAGTCCTTCTTTAGCATCAACTACTAATAATACAAGATCTGCCTCAGCTAAAGTCTTGTCAACCAATTCAATGATAGTTTTATTAAAAAAATCCTTTCCACCCCAATTAATACCTCCTGTATCGATAAGAAGGATACCCTTTTTATCTTCTAATTCCGCATAGCCTTCGATTATGTCTCTTGTAATTCCTGGAGTTTTTTCTACAATAGCTTTTCTTTCACCTATTAAGGTATTAAAAAGAGTAGATTTTCCTACATTTGGTCTTCCTACAATGGCAACTTTGAACATATTACACATCCACTACACATTGAACTATCCATAAATTATTTTCTTTTTTTACTTCAGCCATAGTAAAAGTTGCTCCTTTTACTTCTACTCCGTAACCAAATTTCTCATGTAAATAGGTTTCACCTAATAATTCACCTTTTAGAATATATTTTCCATTTTTTTCTTTTATCTCTCCCTTAAATTCAAAAAAAAGAATCTTTTCAAGATAAAAAAGGCTTAAAACTTTATTTATAAACACTACCAACAATTCATCCAAAAATTCAGACTCAATTTCTATGGGATATTTTTTATTTAAACTCAAATCTTTCCAATTTAAATTTTCGACCAATAAAATTGCTAAAGCTTTTAAAATATTTGAAAAGGCTTCAGAAAGAGTTTCTCCATATCCTCTTATCCCTATGTCTGCACCATGCTCAAAAGTTTCAAATTTAGTCATATTAAAATCCTCCAAAATTTTATTTTTTATAAATTTTTATGGTATTCAAATTTTCTACAAAATTCATCTTCAAAATATAAAGGAACAAAAGGAAAAAGCGCTGAGAATAAAAAATTTTTTTTCTTCTCCCTTTCAAAGCATATTAAATAATAATCATCTTTTGGAAAAATAAAAATAGCTCCTACCCTTTCTGTAGAAAATTGTGGTTTATTAAATCTTTCTAAAACCTTTAAATACTCTTGATGAGGAAAATTGCTTCCTCTACCTGAAGTTAAAACAACTTTTGGATTTAACCAATTTATAATATTTTCATCTATACTGTATTTCGAACCATGATGTGGAGAAACCAAAATTTCTACAGGAAATATTTCCCCTTTTTCTTTCATGCGATAAAACCTTATTTTATCTATATCTCCAGGAAAAAGAATAGTTAATCCTTTATATTCTATATAAACAACTAAACTTTCTCGGTTTAGATCTTCATAGGGCATTTTACCAGGAAAAAGAAAAATTTCTGCATCCTTTATTTTTAAAGCTTCGGGATTTTTAATAGGATCTGGCAAAATTAAAATATTTGTTTTTTTCCAATTTTCAGGATCAAAATTTCCGGAAATTACTTTTTTCATATAAAAATTTTCTTTCAAAGTTTCTAATCCTCCACTATGATCCAGATCAGGATGGGAAATAATTGCAAGATCTATTACTTCTACACCAAGTTTATCTAAAACTGGTAACAAGTAAACTTTTGTCCAGTTAAAGTCTTTTAAATAATTTGGTCCTGTATCAATTAAAATAAAAGAATCTTTATTTTTTATTAAATTTGCACTTGCTCTTCCTACATCAAAAATTAAAATGTAAAAAGTTTTTTCATAAAAATAATAAATTGATAAATAAAAAATTAAACTAATTAAGCACCATAAAAGATATTTTTTATAATTTTTTATAAAGTGACTCAAAGCAATAAAAATTAATAAGCTAAAAATTGTAAAAAGTATGACCAAATTAATAGGTACTTTAAATTTATAGGTCCATTCAAAAAAAGGAATTTTAATGTAATAATCAAAAACTTTAGCTAAAATATTAGCTAAATTTAAAGCAATATTTTCATTTAAAAAAGATAAAAGAGCTATAAAAATAGAAAAGGGAATAAAAATAAAGCTCCAAAAAAATGTGGCTATAAGGTTATTAATAGGAGTTGCTAAAGGAAATGTTCCGTTAATATAAATTATAAAAGGAAATACAAAAAGACTCACTATAAAAGAAAGTAAAAATAGATAGAAAAAATAGTTAATACTTTTTAGAATAGTATTCGAAGTAGAAATAAGTTCTTTAAAATAGGTTTTGAATATTCTATCACCTATTATTAATCCTAAGGTTGCTACAAAAGAAAGCTGAAAGGAAAGATTCCCAATTAAATAGGGCTGAAAAATTAAAATCAAGGATGCAGTGAGAAAAAGTAATATTAAAGATGAGGTATTCCTAAAAAATAGCTTACTTATTATAAAAAGAGACAAAAATATAAATGCTCTGAAAGCTGGAGGGCAAAATCCAGAAAGAAGTAAAATTAAAAATGCTGAAGGTAAGGCCAATAAATAAGAAATATTTTGTAAAGGATAGCCTATTTTTATTAAAGGTGTAAATTTTAAAAGGTGATAAAATATTTTATAAAAAATACCAAAAAGAACAGCTAAATTAAAGCCAGAAATAGCTAATTGATGATAAAGTCCTTGATCTTTCAATTTTTCTTTATATTCTTCTGGAAAATTATATTCAACTCCTAAAACTAAAGCCTGAATAAGTCCTTTTGCTGTTCCAGATAGTTTTTCAGAAAAATTAAAAAGCTTATATCTAATTCTCTCTAAATTAAAATTTTTATTTTCTTCACAAACAAAACCTTTTTCTTTTAAAAATTTTAATTCTGCTTCTATTCCTTTTACTAAAAGCGAAGTTTCCTTTTCAAAAGAAAAAGGATTAAAATATTCTTGGTATTCTTTATTTTGAAAAGTTATAAGACACCTTTGTCCAGGAAAAAAATATTTTTTATCTGTTTTAAATATAAATTTTCCTAAAGACGCGCTAAATGCAGTATTTAAATATCCATAATAATATGGTTCTACTTTTTCAATGGTAGCTAAAAGTTCTATTTTCTCTGCTTTATGTTGATTTAAATAGGAATTTTTAAGATTTTTAAAATGAAAATAGCCTATTAAATAAAAAATAAGCAAAAATCCTAACCATAAACTTAAAAAATAACGATTTTTATAAAAAAGAAATATAAAAACAAAATATCCTAAAATAAAAAAAATTAAAATTAAAAAGGGAAATTTATAAAAACTGAGAAAAAATCCTAAAATAAAAGAGGAAGTAAGTATAAATATAGGTGTTTTAACTTCTTTTACCAAATAGTGCTTCTCCAATTCTTATAATAGTTGCCCCTTCTTCTATAGCAATTGTATAATCATTGCTTGTACCCATAGAAAGTTCCTTAAATTCTGAATTCATGTAAGTTTTTATTTTTTCAAAAATTTTTTGCATTTTCATAAAATAGGGACGTACTTTTTCAGGATCTTCTTCATAAGGTGGCAAACACATAAGACCTTTTATTTTTATTCTATTAAAATTTTTAACTTCTCCAATAAAATCCTCTAATTTTTCTGGATATACTCCTCCTTTAGTAGGCTCTTTACCGATATTTACCTCAACTAACACAGGAACTATTAAATTCTTTTTTTCTGCTTGTTTTTGAATTTCTTGAGCTAAGTTTATTCTATCTAAGGTTTGAATCATGGAAAATAAATTTAAGGCTTTTTTTACTTTGTTTGTCTGAAGCCTTCCTATAAAATGCCATTCTATAGGAAAATCTTTAAGTTCAAAAATCTTTTTTTCAGCCTCTTGAACATAATTTTCTCCAAACAATTTAATCCCCAGCTTAAAAGCTATTTTTATCTTTTCAGAAGTCTGTTTTTTTGAAGCCCCCAAAATTTTTATTTCTTCAAATTTCCTTCCTGATTTTTCACAGGCCCTTTGGATATTTTCTAATATTCTAAGGTAATTTTCTTTAAGTAAAGTTTCCCAATCCATTAATAATTCCCTTCTCTGTAATAATTATATTTACTTTTTGATCGTGTTTTTCTAAAGGTAAATTTTCAAATATTTGAAAGGAAAAAGCTACTCCAATTTTAAAAGCTTTTGTTTTTTTTAATATTTTATCATAAAATCCTCCCCCATAACCTATTCTTCCCTTTTTAAGATCAAAAGCAACACCAGGAACAAATATTATTTCAAAATTTTCTGGCTTTAATTCAGGATTTTCAAAAGGGGGCTCCAATAATCCAAAAGGACCTGGTCTAAGATCTGAAAAACTAAAAATTTGATGAAAGGTTAGAGTTTTTTCTTTAAGCCAAGTTTTAGGTAAATAAACTTTTTTACCTTCTAAAAAAGCTTTTCCTATTAAATATTCTAAGGATACCTCCTTATCTTTTGCAAAATAAAAAGCTATTTTTTGACTTTTTTTATATAAAGGTATGGGTTCTATTAATTTACAAATCTCAAGACTAAAATTTTTTAAAATTTCTGAGGAATATTTTTTCCTAAGTTGGAAAATATAAGATCTTATATGAGATTTAGAAAAATTTTCCATAAAAATAGCCCCCTGAAAAGGGGGCTATTTAGGTTATCTGGGAACTCCTCTTTTGGCTCTTTCTGCTACATAAAGTCTTGTTAAAGCCCTTTGTAAAGCAGCTCTTGCTCTTGCGTAATCTATTTCTTCTGTTCGGGCTAAATAAGCTTGAATCCTTTTTTCAGCTCTTTCCTTTGCTCTTAAAGCCCTTTCTACATCTATTTCGTATGCTCTTTCTGCTGCCTCAACCAAAAAAGTAATTTTATTTCTTGAAACTTCGCAAAAACCTCCACTTATAGCTACCCATTCCTCTTTATCTCCTACTCTATAATGAAGGGGACCAATTTTAACTGCTGCTATCATGGGAGCGTGATTAGCAAGTACTCCAAATTCTCCTTCAACTCCTGGTGCTGTAACTATATCAACCTCTTCACTAACAACTACTCTATCTGGCGTCACTACTTCAAGAAGAATCTTAGCCATTTAGCCCTCCATTATTTTCTTAGCCTTTTCTACAGCTTCTTCTATTGTTCCAACCATATAAAATGCTGGCTCAGGAAGTTCATCATGTTTTCCTTCTAAAATTTCTTTAAATCCTCTAATAGTATCTTCAAGTTTTACATATCTACCAGGTGTTCCAGTAAAATGTTCTGCTACATGGAAAGGCTGAGACAAGAATCTCTGAATCTTTCTAGCACGAGCAACTATTATTTTGTCTTCTTCAGAAAGTTCCTCTACTCCGAGAATTGCAATAATGTCCTGAAGGTCTTTATATCTTTGAAGAACTTGCTGAACTTGACGAGCAACTGTATAATGCTCCCATCCAATTATATTAGGATCTAAAATACGAGATTGAGAATCTAAGGGGTCAACAGCTGGATAAATTCCAAGCTCTGCAATTTGACGAGAAAGAACAACTGTTCCATCAAGATGTGCAAATGTAGTTGCAGGTGCAGGGTCTGTTAAGTCATCTGCAGGAACATAAATACATTGAACTGAGGTAATAGAACCTTTAGTAGTAGAACAAATTCTTTCTTGCAAAGCCCCAATATCTGTAGCAAGAGTAGGCTGATATCCAACTGCTGAGGGCATTCTTCCTAAAAGTGCTGAAACCTCTTGGTTTGCTTGAGTGAAACGATAAATATTATCTATAAAGAAAAGCACATCCTGCCCTTCTTCATCTCTAAAATACTCGGCTACTGTAACTCCAGTATGAGCAACCCTTGCACGATGCCCAGGAGTTTCATTCATCTGGCCATAAACAAGAGCAGCTTTATCTAAAACTCCTGAACGCTTCATTTCTAAATAAAGTTCGTTTCCTTCACGAGTTCTTTCTCCAGCTCCACAAAAAACAGAGATTCCTCCGTGCTCCATAGCAATATTATGAATCATTTCCATCATAACTACTGTCTTCCCAACTCCGGCTCCACCGAAAGTTCCCATCTTGCCACCACGAGGGAATGGAATAAGAAGATCAAATACTTTAATTCCTGTTTCTAAAACTCTAATAGTCGTATCTAATTCAGTTAAAGCAGGTGCTGGTCTAAAAATAGGATAATATTTATCAGAAACAATAGGGCCAGCTTCATCAACAGGATCTCCTGTAGCATTCATAATTCTTCCTAAGGTAGCTTTACCAACAGGAACCATTATAGGTGCTCCTGTAGCTAATACTGGATCACCTCTTTTTAATCCATCAGTATATTCCATAGCGACACAACGCACTATATTATCTCCTAATTGCTGAGCTACCTCTAATACCAAATTCCACTCTCTATCATCTATCATAGGATTAGTAGCCCTAAGACATTCAAGAAGCTTAGGAACTTTACCAGGAGGGAACTCCACATCAACTACACATCCCATAATTTGAACTATCCTACCTATTACTTTCTCTTCAGCCATATTTTAACCCCCTTTACTTAAATTCTTTTCTTTTATATTTAACCTTTAATAAGTGCTTCTGCTCCTCCTACAATATCCATTAATTCTTTAGTAATGGTTGCCTGTCTAACTTTATTATAAAATAAGGTTAACTGTTTTACCATATCTCCACAGGCTTTGTTAGCATTATCCATAGCTGTCATACGAGCTGCCTGCTCACTTACTGCAGTCTCAAGCATAGCTGAAAATACAAGAGTATTTATATAAAGAGGTAAAATTTGAGATAGAAGTTCTTCCTCCTCCGGTTCATAAATATAGGCATATGAAATCTTTTTCTCTCCTGGTTCTAAAGGTTTTTCAAAGCTCAAAGGAAGTAGTTTTTCCATCTTAGGAATTTGTCTTACTACATTCACAAAATATCCATATATAATATATACCTCATCCCATTCACCTGCAAGATAGGCCATCATAGCAGAACGGGCAATTTTACGAGCATCTTGCATTAAAATTTTGCCCATTATATTAAGATAACTCTCTCTAATAGCAACCTTTTTTCTAAAATAAGTGAACCCTTTCCTACCTACACAAATAAGTTCAACCTCTTTTCCTTCCTTTTTAAATCTATCTATAGCCTTTTCTGCTTCTTTTATTAAATTTGAATTAAAAGCTCCACATAATCCTTTATCTGCAGTTATTAAAATTATCCCTACCTTTTTTACTTCTCTTTTTTGTAAAAAGGGAATTTTTTGAATATTTATCCCACCCGCACTTAATACATTATCAATTGCTTCTTCAAATTTTCTTCTATAAGGACGGAAACCCTCTAACCTCTGCTGTAAAGTACGTAATTTAGCTGAAGCAACCATATTCATAGCTTTAGTGATTTGACCAATTCTTTTAACAGCTTCTATCTTTCTTCTAATATCTCGCAAAGCTGGCATGTTTTATCCTCCTCTAAAGGTACCACCTTTAGTTTTTTATGGTACTGGAACAGGTTCTATATTATTTCTCTTTTTAAATTCTTCATTAAATTCTCTAAATACCTGCTTCATTTTTTCTTCTAACTCTGGACTAATTTCTTTCTTTTCTTTTATTTCTTTGTAAATTTCTGGATATTTACTTTCTATAAATTCATAAAGCTCCTTTTCATATTGAGCTAAAACTTCTAAAGGCATTTCATCTAAAAATCCTCTTGTTCCTGCAAATAATATACAAACCTGTTTTTCAACTGGAAGAGGTTGATACTGAGGTTGTTTAAGAATTTCAACAAGTCTTGCTCCTCTATGTAAAACTCTCTGGGTAGCTCTATCAAGTTCAGAACCAAATTGGGCAAAAGCTGCTAATTCTCTATATTGAGCAAGTTCCAGTCTTAATCTACCTGCAACCTGTCTCATAGCTTTAATTTGAGCTGCTCCACCAACTCTAGATACAGAAAGCCCAACGTTAATAGCTGGACGAATACCTGCAAAGAATAAACCAGGCTCTAAGTAAATTTGTCCATCTGTAATGGAGATAACATTTGTAGGAATATAAGCTGAAACGTCACCTTGCTGAGTTTCTACAATAGGTAAAGCTGTTAAAGAACCTCCACCATAAGCATCATCTAATTTAGCTGCCCTTTCTAAAAGTCTTGAATGGTTATAAAAAATGTCTCCTGGATAAGCTTCTCTTCCAGGAGGTCTTCTTAAAAGGAGTGAAATTTCACGATATTCTGCTGCTTGTTTTGAAAGGTCATCATATATAACTAAAGCATGTCTTCCTGTGTCTCTAAAATATTCTCCTATAGCGCAAGCTGAATAAGGTGCAATCCATTGTAAAGCAGCAGAATCAGAAGCACAAGCTGCCACTACTGTAGTATATTCCATAGCTCCATATCTACGTAAAGTCTCTATAATTTGAGCAACAGTAGATTTTTTCTGACCTATAGCACAATAAATACAATAAACATCTGTATCTTTTTGAGCTAAAATAGCATCTATAGCTATAGCAGTTTTTCCAGTCTGTCTGTCACCAAGAATTAATTCTCTCTGCCCTCTTCCAATAGGAGTCATGGCATCTATTGCTTTAATTCCAGTATACATAGGTTCATGAACAGGTTTTCTCTTAATAATTCCTGGAGCTTTTATTTCAATTCTCCTATATTCTTTTGCTTCAATTGGCCCTTTCCCATCTAAGGGTCTTCCTACTGGATCAATTACTCTTCCAATAACTGCTTCTCCTACAGGAATAGAGGCAACCCTTCCTGTTCTTTTAGCTATGTGTCCTTCTAAGATTTTGGAATAATCTCCCATTATGGGGATACCAACATTATCAAATTCTAAGTTTAAAGCAATCCCTACTTCTCCACTTTCTGGAAATTCAATAAGTTCCATATATTCGCAATTCCTTAAACCAAATACACGAGCAATACCATCTGCAACTGATATAACAACTCCCATTTCATCAAGATCTATTTTTTTCTCAAACTCCTCAATTCTTTTTTTAATTAGATCACTAAGTTCTTGTGCTTTTATGGCTTCCATTTATAACACCTCCCCTTTTATTATTTCTTTAAACTTTCCTAATTGAGTTTTTAAAGTTCCATCAAATATTAAATCCCCTATCTTTATTTTAATTCCTCCTATAATTCCTTCATCTACCTTAGATTCTAATATAACTTCTTTTTTTAGATATTCTTTTAAAACACTTTCTATCTCTTTTTTCTCTTCCTCACTAATTGGATAAGCTGTAATAACTTCTCCACGAGCAATATTAAATTCCTCATCTAATAATTCTTGATACATAGCAACTATTTCCTTAATATATTGGATTCTTCTTCTTTCTACTAAAAGCTTAAGAAATCTCTCAATCTCAGGATCTACTTTTATAACTTTCAAAATCTCACCTATAATTTCCATTTTAAGATCTGGTAGATAAATAGGATTTTGTAAGGCTGACAAAACTTCTGGCATGGAAATTAAAAGTTCCTTTATTTGCTTTAACTCTTCTCCAAATTCTTTTATTTTACCTAATTCTTTTCCTACACTAAAAAGACCTTTAG
The window above is part of the Thermodesulfobacterium geofontis OPF15 genome. Proteins encoded here:
- the atpD gene encoding F0F1 ATP synthase subunit beta, yielding MAEEKVIGRIVQIMGCVVDVEFPPGKVPKLLECLRATNPMIDDREWNLVLEVAQQLGDNIVRCVAMEYTDGLKRGDPVLATGAPIMVPVGKATLGRIMNATGDPVDEAGPIVSDKYYPIFRPAPALTELDTTIRVLETGIKVFDLLIPFPRGGKMGTFGGAGVGKTVVMMEMIHNIAMEHGGISVFCGAGERTREGNELYLEMKRSGVLDKAALVYGQMNETPGHRARVAHTGVTVAEYFRDEEGQDVLFFIDNIYRFTQANQEVSALLGRMPSAVGYQPTLATDIGALQERICSTTKGSITSVQCIYVPADDLTDPAPATTFAHLDGTVVLSRQIAELGIYPAVDPLDSQSRILDPNIIGWEHYTVARQVQQVLQRYKDLQDIIAILGVEELSEEDKIIVARARKIQRFLSQPFHVAEHFTGTPGRYVKLEDTIRGFKEILEGKHDELPEPAFYMVGTIEEAVEKAKKIMEG
- the atpG gene encoding ATP synthase F1 subunit gamma, with the protein product MPALRDIRRKIEAVKRIGQITKAMNMVASAKLRTLQQRLEGFRPYRRKFEEAIDNVLSAGGINIQKIPFLQKREVKKVGIILITADKGLCGAFNSNLIKEAEKAIDRFKKEGKEVELICVGRKGFTYFRKKVAIRESYLNIMGKILMQDARKIARSAMMAYLAGEWDEVYIIYGYFVNVVRQIPKMEKLLPLSFEKPLEPGEKKISYAYIYEPEEEELLSQILPLYINTLVFSAMLETAVSEQAARMTAMDNANKACGDMVKQLTLFYNKVRQATITKELMDIVGGAEALIKG
- the atpA gene encoding F0F1 ATP synthase subunit alpha; amino-acid sequence: MEAIKAQELSDLIKKRIEEFEKKIDLDEMGVVISVADGIARVFGLRNCEYMELIEFPESGEVGIALNLEFDNVGIPIMGDYSKILEGHIAKRTGRVASIPVGEAVIGRVIDPVGRPLDGKGPIEAKEYRRIEIKAPGIIKRKPVHEPMYTGIKAIDAMTPIGRGQRELILGDRQTGKTAIAIDAILAQKDTDVYCIYCAIGQKKSTVAQIIETLRRYGAMEYTTVVAACASDSAALQWIAPYSACAIGEYFRDTGRHALVIYDDLSKQAAEYREISLLLRRPPGREAYPGDIFYNHSRLLERAAKLDDAYGGGSLTALPIVETQQGDVSAYIPTNVISITDGQIYLEPGLFFAGIRPAINVGLSVSRVGGAAQIKAMRQVAGRLRLELAQYRELAAFAQFGSELDRATQRVLHRGARLVEILKQPQYQPLPVEKQVCILFAGTRGFLDEMPLEVLAQYEKELYEFIESKYPEIYKEIKEKKEISPELEEKMKQVFREFNEEFKKRNNIEPVPVP
- the atpH gene encoding ATP synthase F1 subunit delta; protein product: MAIAFKYAKGLFSVGKELGKIKEFGEELKQIKELLISMPEVLSALQNPIYLPDLKMEIIGEILKVIKVDPEIERFLKLLVERRRIQYIKEIVAMYQELLDEEFNIARGEVITAYPISEEEKKEIESVLKEYLKKEVILESKVDEGIIGGIKIKIGDLIFDGTLKTQLGKFKEIIKGEVL